A region of Panicum virgatum strain AP13 chromosome 8N, P.virgatum_v5, whole genome shotgun sequence DNA encodes the following proteins:
- the LOC120686786 gene encoding ergosterol biosynthetic protein 28-like, which produces MAGAWTKRGSGMPALGWWLIAVGVFRSAYTWSCFFGSAAMCSAIYSEMPMTGEHGRTVAVWTLLSCTLCFLCAFNLGNKPLYAATFLSFLYAISYLTVECLVYHTIRAARLPLFILIAGTSMVWMLLEWNTNGHGRPRPREATKKH; this is translated from the exons ATGGCCGGAGCATGGACGAAGCGCGGCAGCGGCATGCCGGCGCTGGGGTGGTGGCTCATCGCCGTCGGCGTCTTCCGCTCCGCCTACACCTGGTCCTGCTTCTTCGGCTCCGCGGCGATGTGCTCGGCCATCTACTCCGAGATGCCGA TGACCGGCGAACACGGGCGAACGGTCGCGGTGTGGACTCTGCTGTCCTGCACGCTGTGCTTCCTGTGCGCCTTCAACCTCGGGAACAAGCCGCTCTACGCAGCCACCTTCCTGTCCTTCCTCTACGCCATCAGCTACCTAACCGTCGAGTGCCTGGTGTACCACACCATCCGTGCGGCTAGACTCCCCCTGTTCATACTCATCGCAG GGACATCCATGGTTTGGATGCTTCTTGAGTGGAACACCAACGGGCATGGACGACCCCGTCCCCGTGAGGCTACCAAGAAGCACTGA
- the LOC120685086 gene encoding ergosterol biosynthetic protein 28-like translates to MAGAWTKRGCSVPALGWRLIAVGCFRSAYIWSCFFGSAAMCSATYSEIPMTGVLWRTVAVWTLLWCTLCFLCAFNLGSKLLYAATFLSFLYALGYLTVECLVYHTIRAARLSLFIFIAGTSMVWMLLQWNSNGHGTRPREATKQQ, encoded by the exons ATGGCCGGAGCATGGACGAAGCGCGGCTGCAGCGTGCCGGCGCTGGGGTGGCGGCTCATCGCCGTCGGC TGCTTCCGCTCCGCCTACATCTGGTCCTGCTTCTTCGGCTCCGCGGCGATGTGCTCGGCCACCTACTCCGAGATACCGA TGACCGGCGTACTTTGGCGAACGGTTGCAGTGTGGACTCTGCTGTGGTGCACGCTGTGCTTCCTATGCGCCTTCAACCTCGGCAGCAAGCTGCTCTACGCGGCCACCTTCCTGTCCTTCCTCTACGCCCTCGGCTACCTAACCGTCGAGTGTCTGGTGTACCACACCATCCGTGCCGCTAGACTCTCCCTGTTCATCTTCATCGCAG GGACATCCATGGTTTGGATGCTTCTTCAGTGGAACTCCAACGGCCATGGAACCCGTCCGCGTGAGGCTACCAAGCAGCAATGA